The Urbifossiella limnaea genome has a window encoding:
- a CDS encoding sigma-70 family RNA polymerase sigma factor, whose translation MSRLRKYRPDVVQSPLETYLREINTTALLTADQEKSLARAIAVGDTEARDQMVRANLRLVVNIARGYTGKGLALQDLIEEGNLGLLRAVEGFDPVMGTRFSTYASYWIKQSIKRALVNTAKTIRIPAYMVELLAKWRRATNKLSDELGRPPTHEEVAKFLGLPKKKLNIIKKAIRVYNSAPQTDQGGEQGWSIEEMLMDNRSKTPDTEMVETDDLKHVMVLLEKMDKREASVLRMRFGLDDEEPKTLKEIGECLGLTRERVRQIESEALAKLGENLNGD comes from the coding sequence ATGTCCCGCCTCCGCAAATACCGTCCGGACGTGGTCCAGTCGCCGCTCGAAACGTACCTCCGCGAGATCAACACCACGGCCCTGTTGACCGCGGACCAGGAGAAGTCGCTGGCCCGCGCCATCGCCGTCGGCGACACCGAGGCCCGCGACCAGATGGTCCGCGCCAACCTCCGCCTGGTGGTGAACATCGCCCGCGGCTACACCGGCAAGGGCCTGGCGCTGCAAGACCTGATCGAGGAAGGGAACCTCGGCCTCTTGCGCGCCGTCGAGGGCTTCGACCCGGTGATGGGGACGCGGTTCAGCACGTACGCGAGCTACTGGATCAAGCAGAGCATCAAGCGGGCGCTTGTCAACACGGCGAAGACGATTCGCATCCCGGCGTACATGGTCGAGCTGCTGGCGAAGTGGCGGCGGGCGACGAACAAGCTGTCGGACGAGCTGGGCCGGCCGCCGACGCACGAGGAGGTGGCCAAGTTCCTGGGGCTGCCGAAGAAGAAGCTGAACATCATCAAGAAGGCGATCCGGGTGTACAACTCGGCCCCGCAGACGGACCAGGGCGGCGAGCAGGGGTGGAGCATCGAGGAGATGCTGATGGACAACCGCTCGAAGACGCCGGACACGGAGATGGTGGAGACGGACGACCTGAAGCACGTGATGGTGCTGCTGGAGAAGATGGACAAGCGGGAGGCGTCGGTTCTGCGGATGCGGTTCGGCCTGGACGACGAGGAGCCGAAGACGCTGAAGGAGATCGGCGAGTGCCTCGGCCTGACTCGGGAGCGGGTGCGGCAGATCGAGAGCGAGGCGCTGGCGAAGCTCGGCGAGAACCTGAACGGGGACTGA
- a CDS encoding ImmA/IrrE family metallo-endopeptidase, whose translation MDCSQDELFDACDRLVHGLLERAGVTQPPVDALRLADDHLGIPVEMVEPDEDDADGPPRRRRPSAGIVLNPHMTAEQRQAVAAQGIARHLLPDLLRKIDIVPGSESKQAATHLRGLLAARILVPTRLLRSALREHKYDVPALHQAFRTAKMEAVALRLLDLDSPCVIAVVDDGVVAVRRGNGQPADRKLTDAEQQCHDRVAQLELPERVRTGGWTADGWPVPNRPFRRVLLRAVPDEL comes from the coding sequence ATGGACTGCTCCCAGGACGAACTCTTCGACGCCTGCGACCGGCTCGTCCACGGCCTCCTGGAGCGAGCTGGCGTCACCCAGCCGCCGGTCGACGCGCTCCGCCTCGCCGACGACCACCTCGGCATCCCCGTCGAGATGGTCGAGCCCGACGAGGACGACGCCGACGGCCCGCCGCGGCGCCGCCGCCCGTCAGCCGGCATCGTGCTGAACCCGCACATGACCGCCGAGCAGCGCCAGGCCGTCGCGGCGCAGGGGATCGCCCGGCACCTGCTGCCGGACCTGCTCCGCAAGATCGACATCGTGCCCGGCAGCGAGTCGAAGCAGGCCGCGACGCACCTCCGCGGGCTGCTCGCGGCTCGAATACTCGTCCCCACCCGGCTCCTGCGGTCGGCCCTGCGCGAGCACAAGTACGACGTACCGGCGCTACACCAGGCCTTCCGCACGGCGAAGATGGAAGCCGTCGCCCTGCGGCTGCTCGACCTCGACTCGCCGTGCGTCATCGCGGTCGTGGACGACGGCGTCGTCGCGGTGCGGCGCGGCAACGGGCAGCCGGCCGACCGCAAGCTCACCGACGCCGAGCAGCAGTGCCACGACCGGGTGGCCCAGCTGGAGCTGCCCGAACGGGTCCGCACCGGCGGGTGGACGGCCGACGGGTGGCCGGTGCCGAACCGGCCTTTTCGGCGGGTGCTGCTCCGCGCCGTGCCCGACGAGCTATAA
- the greA gene encoding transcription elongation factor GreA, translating to MADDRIPMTREGYDKLKAELDRMRNVEMIAVTVRVAEARAMGDLSENAEYHAAREDQGILQAKINEVADRLARAAIVDMATLPKDTVAFGSKVKVMDLDLDEEETYELVGPGQENPDKGRILTGSPIGQGLLGRKKGDTVEIPVPRGTIRFKILDISMASGI from the coding sequence ATGGCCGACGACCGCATCCCGATGACCCGGGAAGGGTACGACAAGCTCAAGGCCGAGCTCGACCGGATGCGGAACGTCGAGATGATCGCGGTGACCGTGCGGGTGGCCGAGGCCCGTGCCATGGGCGACCTGAGCGAGAACGCCGAGTACCACGCCGCCCGCGAGGACCAGGGCATCCTCCAGGCGAAGATCAACGAGGTGGCCGACCGTCTGGCGCGCGCCGCCATCGTGGACATGGCGACGCTGCCGAAGGACACGGTGGCGTTCGGCAGCAAGGTCAAGGTGATGGACCTGGACCTGGACGAGGAGGAGACGTACGAGCTGGTCGGCCCCGGTCAGGAGAACCCGGACAAGGGCCGCATCCTGACCGGAAGCCCGATCGGTCAGGGTCTCCTCGGCCGCAAGAAGGGCGACACGGTGGAGATCCCGGTGCCGCGCGGCACAATCCGGTTCAAGATTCTGGACATCTCGATGGCCAGCGGGATTTGA
- a CDS encoding protein arginine kinase: MNLDTLLPNLGEWLRGTGPESDVVVSTRIRLARNLAGFPFANRASAAQKAETAAKARDALAKAELPYTLDYIDVPGLSPLDRQFLVERQLISRELATVLEGPRGVALDQKESVSVMVNEEDHLRLQVLRSGLALTEAWEDIDKLDDALEARLGYAFHDQFGFLTACPTNVGTGMRASVMLHLPALGLTKQIEKVFRALQKINLAVRGLHGEGSRAFGDLYQISNQVTLGKSEPKILAEIGEVIQTILQYERQARNALLKERRQAEQDRVARAIGTLGSATMITSEETMELLSAVRLGIHQRLIEDLPATTVNQLFIHTQAAHLQKLMGQPLDGEERNAARAKYLKTKLRELGSAR, encoded by the coding sequence ATGAACCTCGACACCCTACTGCCCAACCTCGGGGAGTGGCTCCGCGGCACCGGCCCCGAGTCGGACGTCGTCGTCTCCACCCGTATCCGCCTGGCCCGCAACCTGGCCGGCTTCCCGTTCGCCAACCGTGCCTCCGCGGCCCAGAAGGCCGAGACGGCCGCCAAGGCCCGCGACGCCCTCGCCAAGGCCGAGTTGCCGTACACCCTCGACTACATCGACGTGCCCGGCCTGTCGCCGCTCGACCGCCAGTTCCTCGTCGAGCGGCAACTCATCAGCCGCGAGTTGGCCACCGTGCTGGAAGGCCCGCGCGGCGTCGCCCTGGACCAGAAGGAATCCGTCAGCGTGATGGTGAACGAGGAGGACCACCTGCGGCTCCAGGTGCTCCGCTCCGGCCTCGCACTCACCGAGGCGTGGGAGGACATCGACAAGCTCGACGACGCGTTGGAGGCGCGGCTGGGGTACGCCTTCCACGACCAGTTCGGCTTCCTGACCGCGTGCCCGACGAACGTCGGCACCGGGATGCGGGCGAGCGTGATGCTCCACCTGCCGGCGCTCGGCCTCACGAAGCAGATCGAGAAGGTGTTCCGGGCGCTGCAGAAGATCAACCTGGCCGTCCGCGGCCTGCACGGCGAGGGGAGCCGGGCGTTCGGCGACCTGTACCAGATTTCGAACCAGGTGACGCTCGGCAAGAGCGAGCCGAAAATCCTCGCCGAGATCGGCGAGGTCATCCAGACGATCCTGCAGTACGAGCGGCAGGCCCGCAACGCCCTGCTGAAGGAGCGCCGTCAGGCCGAGCAGGACCGCGTGGCCCGCGCCATCGGCACCCTCGGCAGCGCGACGATGATCACGTCGGAGGAGACGATGGAGCTGCTGAGCGCGGTGCGGCTCGGCATCCACCAGCGGCTGATCGAAGACTTGCCGGCGACGACGGTGAACCAGCTGTTCATCCACACGCAGGCGGCGCACCTGCAGAAGCTGATGGGGCAGCCGCTGGACGGCGAGGAGCGGAACGCCGCGCGGGCGAAGTACCTCAAGACCAAGCTGCGCGAACTCGGCTCGGCGCGGTAG
- a CDS encoding UvrB/UvrC motif-containing protein: MTCQFCDAPATVTLTEIVNKQKRVLRLCDPCAKKNKLFADAPGGAAGTVHVPALLGLLGAAGPAPATPAETAALTCPDCGLQYGEFRATGRLGCPAEYDAFRPALEPLLTRIHRADAHAGKTPRAVRAARRDDRLQELRRRMAAAARDEDYEEAARLRDAARQEEAGQ; encoded by the coding sequence ATGACCTGTCAGTTCTGCGACGCGCCGGCGACCGTCACCCTGACGGAGATCGTCAACAAGCAGAAGCGGGTGCTCCGCCTGTGCGACCCCTGCGCCAAGAAGAACAAGCTGTTCGCCGACGCGCCCGGGGGCGCCGCCGGGACCGTCCACGTGCCGGCACTGCTCGGGCTGCTCGGGGCCGCCGGCCCCGCCCCCGCCACGCCCGCCGAGACCGCCGCGTTGACCTGCCCCGACTGCGGCCTACAGTATGGGGAGTTCCGCGCCACCGGGCGGCTCGGCTGCCCGGCCGAGTACGACGCCTTCCGCCCGGCCCTCGAACCGCTCCTGACCCGCATCCACCGGGCCGACGCCCACGCCGGCAAGACGCCCCGGGCCGTCCGCGCTGCCCGCCGCGACGACCGACTGCAGGAACTCCGACGCCGGATGGCCGCCGCCGCCCGCGACGAGGACTACGAGGAGGCGGCCCGGCTCCGCGACGCGGCCCGGCAGGAGGAGGCCGGCCAATGA
- a CDS encoding UvrB/UvrC motif-containing protein codes for MKCQRCPKQATLHITEVLPEERFEEVHLCEDCARKYMSEPGTAGGKKPAAKAADSPAIDPADAPADGTCPACGMPFVEFRNHGRLGCPHDYDAFRAELLPLLEGVHGDATHAGKAPRRGPKRKAAATELDGLRRRLGKLVADEKYEDAARVRDQIRRLEEGDA; via the coding sequence ATGAAGTGTCAGCGCTGTCCGAAGCAGGCGACCCTGCACATTACCGAAGTCCTGCCCGAGGAGCGGTTCGAGGAAGTCCACCTCTGCGAGGACTGCGCCCGCAAGTACATGAGCGAGCCGGGCACCGCCGGCGGCAAGAAGCCGGCCGCGAAGGCCGCCGACAGCCCCGCGATCGACCCGGCCGACGCCCCCGCCGACGGCACCTGCCCGGCGTGCGGGATGCCCTTCGTGGAATTCCGTAACCACGGCCGGCTCGGCTGCCCGCACGACTACGACGCCTTCCGGGCGGAGCTGCTGCCGCTGCTGGAGGGCGTCCACGGCGACGCGACGCACGCCGGCAAGGCGCCGCGCCGCGGCCCGAAGCGGAAGGCCGCGGCGACCGAGCTGGACGGCCTGCGGCGGCGCCTCGGCAAGCTGGTGGCCGACGAGAAGTACGAGGACGCCGCCCGCGTCCGCGACCAGATCCGCCGGCTGGAGGAGGGCGACGCGTGA
- a CDS encoding P-loop NTPase family protein: protein MTGRVGTPPRVNPFSTRFVEPGAIPYRLPGGAELDALVTRFEAAGSWSEVVGPHGSGKSTLLASLLPRLTAWTVRRVRLGTAERSLPPELWPLPGPRPLLVIDGFEQLGWLGQRRVTRECRRAGAGLLVTTHRPAGLPPLHRTDVTPEALEWVLARLLPADGRGVLEGYDAAARLCAHRGSLREVLFELYDRWEAA, encoded by the coding sequence GTGACCGGCCGCGTCGGAACACCGCCGCGGGTGAACCCGTTCTCGACTCGCTTCGTCGAGCCGGGCGCGATCCCCTACCGCCTCCCCGGCGGGGCCGAACTCGACGCGCTGGTGACGCGCTTCGAGGCTGCGGGAAGTTGGAGCGAGGTCGTTGGCCCGCACGGCAGCGGCAAATCGACGCTGCTGGCGAGCCTGCTGCCGCGGCTGACCGCGTGGACCGTCCGCCGCGTGCGGCTCGGCACCGCGGAACGATCGCTGCCGCCGGAACTGTGGCCGCTGCCGGGGCCGCGGCCGCTGCTGGTCATCGACGGGTTCGAGCAGCTGGGTTGGCTCGGCCAGCGGCGCGTGACGCGTGAGTGCCGCCGGGCCGGGGCCGGGCTGCTGGTGACGACGCACCGCCCGGCCGGACTCCCGCCGCTGCACCGCACCGACGTGACGCCCGAGGCGCTGGAGTGGGTGCTGGCGCGACTGCTGCCGGCGGACGGCCGCGGCGTGCTCGAAGGCTATGACGCAGCCGCGCGGCTGTGCGCCCACCGGGGCAGCCTGCGCGAGGTGCTGTTCGAGCTGTACGACCGGTGGGAGGCGGCCTGA